A single region of the candidate division TA06 bacterium genome encodes:
- a CDS encoding transposase — protein MKEVSDSFKWRRFSRIPLTGKVPDDTTLVKLTNLYGPQSAAEINQELVKKLTGKKIIRGKKLRADCKAVEANIHFPTDSSWVKVIIRLVKKLKKTGVGAKIKIVEHTRVIKKTLRKLSKCKTLGEDKTKELCRIVIRHTRHTVRRAKAMSKAASRSLRNGQLKKAMKAAVDRTNQRLKTFVKVTEKLLGQSKEVLKGNHHLPNRQISVFNSKAKPIVTGKQSKKTTFGNKALVAEVEQGIVSQCQVLSGNPSETSLPKGLLKTHQEMFGYVPEELATDRGLSSAKN, from the coding sequence GTGAAGGAGGTGTCCGACAGTTTCAAATGGCGGAGGTTTAGCCGCATCCCCTTGACCGGCAAAGTTCCCGATGATACTACTTTGGTCAAGCTGACTAATTTGTACGGCCCGCAATCGGCCGCCGAGATCAACCAAGAGCTGGTCAAGAAACTCACCGGGAAAAAGATCATCCGGGGCAAAAAGCTGAGGGCTGACTGCAAAGCGGTCGAAGCGAACATCCATTTCCCAACTGACAGCAGCTGGGTGAAAGTGATCATCCGGTTGGTCAAGAAACTGAAAAAGACCGGGGTTGGCGCTAAAATCAAAATTGTCGAGCATACCAGGGTTATTAAAAAGACGCTGCGGAAGCTATCTAAATGCAAAACGCTTGGTGAGGACAAAACCAAAGAATTATGCCGGATAGTCATTCGGCATACTCGCCACACTGTCCGACGCGCCAAGGCGATGAGCAAAGCCGCCAGCCGGTCATTGCGGAACGGCCAGCTTAAAAAAGCAATGAAGGCCGCTGTCGACCGCACCAACCAACGATTGAAGACATTTGTCAAAGTGACGGAAAAACTATTGGGGCAATCGAAAGAGGTGTTGAAAGGCAACCACCATTTGCCGAATCGCCAGATCAGCGTTTTCAATTCCAAGGCCAAGCCAATAGTTACCGGCAAGCAATCCAAGAAGACCACTTTTGGGAACAAGGCGCTGGTGGCCGAAGTGGAACAGGGGATCGTCAGCCAATGCCAGGTACTTTCCGGCAATCCGTCAGAAACATCATTGCCTAAAGGTTTGCTCAAAACTCATCAGGAAATGTTTGGTTATGTACCTGAAGAGCTTGCCACTGATCGGGGACTGAGTTCGGCAAAAAACGA
- a CDS encoding aspartate-semialdehyde dehydrogenase, translating into MTRKQANIGLVGATGLVGQCILLILSERRFPVGSLKLWASSRSAGKKIRFGRKTCRVNQIDPDEFAECDLIFFAGTEGEKGASRIFSNDAIRAGVVVIDNGSDYRMDPTVPLVVPEVNPGDALRHRGLIANPNCSTIQMAVALNLIHRKLGLKRIVVSTYQAVSGAGRAGLETLQQENQPFGKGFGTLSLAAQGKNSKFKIQDSAFPRQIACNVIPQISNFSELGFSGEEWKMVKETQKIFHDKKIAVNATAVRVPVDTGHSESVYFEVREKAGLKEIEKLLVKTPGVVFSKNSYHTPLEIAGRDEVFVSRLRPDPFDPKAFVMWVAADNLRKGAATNAVQIAELLFSFH; encoded by the coding sequence ATGACCCGAAAACAGGCTAACATAGGACTGGTGGGCGCTACCGGGCTGGTGGGGCAGTGCATACTTCTGATACTAAGCGAGCGCCGGTTTCCGGTCGGCAGTCTTAAACTTTGGGCTTCGTCCAGGTCGGCCGGAAAAAAGATAAGATTCGGACGGAAGACCTGCCGGGTAAACCAGATAGACCCGGATGAATTCGCCGAATGCGACTTGATATTTTTTGCCGGCACCGAAGGCGAGAAGGGCGCCAGCCGGATATTTTCCAACGATGCCATCAGGGCCGGGGTGGTGGTGATAGACAACGGATCCGATTACCGGATGGATCCCACTGTCCCCTTAGTTGTGCCGGAGGTCAATCCCGGCGATGCTCTTAGGCACCGGGGCTTGATAGCCAATCCCAATTGCTCCACCATCCAGATGGCAGTTGCTCTTAATCTGATCCATCGCAAACTGGGGCTTAAGCGGATAGTTGTCTCCACCTATCAGGCGGTATCCGGGGCGGGGAGGGCCGGGCTGGAAACCCTACAACAAGAAAATCAACCCTTCGGCAAGGGCTTCGGCACGCTCAGCCTGGCAGCTCAGGGCAAGAATTCAAAATTCAAAATTCAGGATTCTGCATTTCCCCGCCAGATTGCCTGCAATGTCATCCCCCAGATCTCCAATTTCTCCGAGCTGGGTTTCAGCGGGGAAGAGTGGAAGATGGTCAAGGAGACCCAGAAGATATTTCACGATAAAAAGATCGCCGTTAATGCCACCGCGGTGCGGGTGCCGGTTGATACCGGGCATTCGGAATCGGTTTATTTTGAGGTCAGGGAAAAAGCCGGCCTGAAAGAAATAGAAAAACTGCTGGTCAAAACCCCGGGGGTGGTCTTTTCCAAGAACTCCTATCACACCCCGCTGGAAATAGCCGGCAGGGACGAGGTGTTCGTCAGCCGGCTGCGGCCCGATCCCTTTGACCCCAAGGCCTTCGTGATGTGGGTGGCAGCCGACAACCTTCGCAAAGGAGCGGCTACCAATGCGGTGCAGATAGCCGAACTGTTATTTAGTTTTCACTGA